Proteins from one Sarcophilus harrisii chromosome 2, mSarHar1.11, whole genome shotgun sequence genomic window:
- the LOC100916684 gene encoding protocadherin alpha-8, with protein MINFLEQFHGGFAMFFSWEGILGSRHLLFSFMLYTAYGVGSGQIHYSVPEEAKHGTFVGRITQDLGLEVGDLVSRFFRVVSKGRKDYLEVNLQNGILFVNSRIDREELCGRNPVCSIHLEVIVDKPLQVFHVEVEIKDINDNSPVFPVKEQKLFIPESRLSDSRFPLEGASDPDIGINALLTYSLSINDYFILDVKSKNDQDKLVELVLKKPLDREEVPEHHLILTASDGGKPELTGSVQLLILVLDVNDNAPTFERSEYEVKILENAANGTLVINLNASDEDEGTNQEILYSFNSLTPSVIKDKFHINPDTGEISIQRNLDFEYINSYKFRVDAIDKGNLPMVGHCTVRVEILDTNDNAPELAVTSLSIPVREDTPPGTVIALISVSDRDSGINGQLTCSVSPPSPFTLVSTFKNYYSLVLESSVDRESMRAYELVVTARDGGSPALWATASLTIDIADVNDNAPVFEQPLYTLFVKENNPPGSHIFTVSASDPDDQENALVSYSLVEKRMGERQLSSYVSVHSESGKVYALQPLDHEELELLQFQVNARDAGFPPLSSNVSLQLFVLDENDNAPVVLPPHAGFSSVTEVVSRSVAVGHVVAKIRAVDADSGYNAWLSYELLSEVDTGHSTFRVGVYTGEISTTRSLDESDESRQTLLVLVKDHGEPSLKATATVTVSLVEIGQTFKGSSLAFKELAKTGIGQKTLVDVNVYLIIAICSVSSLLVLSLLLYVALRCSSPPQGFYEPGKSTDVCSNTVRSWSYSHQQRQKICSGEGAAKNDLMAFSPNLPPCPGSQEGEETEHGQNVGKVSFYP; from the coding sequence ATGATTAATTTCTTAGAACAGTTCCATGGAGGATTTGCGATGTTTTTTTCCTGGGAAGGCATCCTGGGGAGTCGGCAcctgttattttcatttatgcTTTATACAGCCTACGGGGTGGGGAGCGGCCAGATCCATTATTCCGTGCCAGAGGAAGCGAAACACGGTACGTTTGTGGGGCGAATCACGCAGGATTTGGGTCTGGAGGTCGGGGATCTGGTGTCGCGGTTCTTTCGGGTGGTGTCTAAGGGTCGCAAGGACTACTTAGAGGTAAATTTGCAGAATGGCATTTTGTTTGTGAATTCACGGATCGATCGTGAGGAGCTGTGCGGTCGCAATCCTGTTTGTAGCATCCATCTAGAAGTGATCGTGGACAAGCCTCTGCAGGTTTTTCATGTGGAGGTGGAGATCAAAGACATTAATGACAATTCGCCAGTGTTCCCAGTGAAAGAACAAAAACTGTTTATTCCTGAATCCAGGCTGTCAGACTCTAGGTTTCCTCTAGAGGGTGCTTCTGACCCCGATATTGGGATTAATGCCTTGCTTACGTATTCACTAAGCATCAATGATTACTTCATTCTAGATGTAAAATCAAAGAACGATCAGGATAAATTGGTTGAGCTAGTGCTGAAAAAACCCCTAGATAGAGAGGAAGTTCCTGAGCATCACTTAATACTGACAGCCTCAGATGGAGGCAAACCTGAGCTCACTGGCTCCGTGCAACTGCTCATCTTAGTACTGGATGTGAACGATAATGCCCCGACTTTTGAGAGATCAGAATACGAAGTGAAGATATTAGAAAATGCAGCCAATGGGACATTAGTGATCAACCTGAATGCCTCGGATGAGGATGAGGGAACTAATCAAGAAATCTTATACTCTTTCAATAGCCTTACTCCATCTGTGATTAAAGATAAGTTTCATATAAATCCAGATACAGGAGAAATTTCAATTCAAAGAAATCTGGACTTcgaatatataaattcatataaatttcgAGTTGACGCAATAGATAAAGGGAACCTACCTATGGTTGGACACTGTACTGTTCGAGTGGAAATCCTCGACACCAATGATAATGCCCCAGAATTAGCAGTGACATCACTGTCAATTCCTGTCAGAGAGGACACTCCTCCAGGCACAGTTATTGCCCTCATTAGCGTATCCGATCGTGACTCTGGAATCAACGGACAGTTGACTTGCTCGGTGTCACCGCCCTCACCCTTCACGTTGGTGTCCACTTTCAAGAATTACTACTCACTGGTGCTGGAGAGCTCCGTGGACCGCGAGAGCATGCGGGCCTATGAACTAGTGGTGACAGCGAGGGATGGCGGATCTCCAGCGCTTTGGGCCACTGCCAGCTTGACTATAGATATCGCAGATGTTAATGACAACGCGCCTGTCTTCGAGCAGCCTTTGTATACCttgtttgtgaaagaaaacaaccCGCCAGGCAGTCACATTTTCACAGTGTCTGCATCGGATCCAGATGATCAGGAGAACGCACTGGTGTCTTACTCTTTAGTGGAGAAGCGGATGGGGGAACGTCAGTTGTCGAGCTACGTGTCTGTACATTCAGAGAGTGGAAAAGTGTACGCCTTGCAGCCCTTGGATCACGAGGAGCTGGAGCTGCTGCAGTTTCAAGTGAATGCCCGGGATGCGGGCTTCCCTCCTCTGAGTAGCAACGTGAGCCTGCAACTGTTCGTACTAGACGAAAATGACAACGCGCCGGTTGTGCTGCCACCTCATGCTGGCTTTAGCTCCGTGACCGAAGTGGTTTCACGGTCCGTAGCTGTGGGCCACGTGGTGGCGAAGATACGGGCTGTGGATGCTGATTCAGGATATAACGCCTGGCTGTCTTATGAGCTGCTGTCGGAAGTGGACACCGGACACAGCACTTTCCGGGTAGGGGTGTACACTGGCGAAATTAGCACTACTCGGTCCCTGGATGAGTCAGATGAATCGAGGCAGACGCTGCTGGTGCTGGTGAAAGATCATGGAGAGCCTTCTTTGAAGGCTACTGCAACAGTGACCGTATCACTTGTGGAGATTGGGCAGACGTTTAAAGGTTCGTCTTTGGCTTTCAAGGAGCTAGCAAAGACTGGCATAGGGCAGAAGACACTGGTAGATGTGAATGTATATCTGATCATTGCCATCTGCTCGGTATCCAGTCTGTTGGTATTGAGTCTCCTGCTATATGTGGCACTTCGGTGCTCTTCGCCCCCACAGGGTTTTTATGAGCCTGGGAAGTCCACTGATGTGTGTTCAAACACTGTAAGGAGCTGGTCTTATTCCCATCAGCAAAGACAGAAGATTTGCTCAGGGGAGGGCGCTGCCAAGAACGACCTCATGGCTTTCAGCCCGAATCTTCCACCATGTCCAGGTTCTcaagaaggagaagagacagagcaCGGGCAGAACGTCGGGAAAGTGAGTTTCTACCCTTGA
- the LOC116420998 gene encoding LOW QUALITY PROTEIN: protocadherin alpha-8-like (The sequence of the model RefSeq protein was modified relative to this genomic sequence to represent the inferred CDS: inserted 1 base in 1 codon) encodes MFLWEGRKGSPLALSKEGAEAGIGEALGEAKTEKAREGGGPRKTSGLSGRTSTIVPGSRKRTERRAKGRKRAIKFAMVFSWGGDCGAQQLLLFLLLHTSWEVGSGQIHYSVAEEAKHGTFVGRIAQDLGLEVGELVSRLFRIVSKGRRDYLEVNVQNGILFVNSRIDREELCGRNPVCSIHLEVIVDKPLQVFHVEVEIKDINDNPPLFPVKEQKLFIPESRLLDSRFPVEGASDSDIGSNALLSYRLSASDYFTLEIKSKNDQNKLVELVLKKPLDREEVPEHHLILSATDGGKPELTGTVQLLITVLDVNDNAPTFERSDYEVKIMENAAPGTLVXQTERLRCRRGHQSGDFILFQQSRSTCD; translated from the exons ATGTTCTTATGGGAGGGCAGGAAAGGTTCGCCTTTGGCCCTTTCCAAGGAGGGAGCGGAAGCTGGCATTGGGGAGGCACTTGGAGAG GCAAAGACAGAAAAGGCTCGGGAGGGCGGTGGGCCAAGGAAGACCTCTGGGCTTTCAGGCCGAACTTCCACCATTGTTCCGGGTTCTAGGAAAAGGACAGAAAGACGGGCCAAAGGGCGGAAAAG ggcaATAAAA TTTGCGATGGTGTTTTCCTGGGGAGGAGACTGTGGAGCCCAGCAGTTGCTGCTCTTCCTTCTGCTCCACACATCCTGGGAAGTGGGGAGCGGCCAGATCCATTATTCGGTGGCGGAAGAAGCCAAACACGGTACGTTCGTGGGGCGCATCGCGCAGGACTTGGGTCTGGAGGTCGGGGAGCTGGTGTCTAGGCTGTTCCGGATTGTGTCCAAAGGCCGCAGGGATTACCTGGAGGTAAATGTGCAGAACGGCATTTTGTTTGTGAATTCTCGGATCGACCGTGAGGAGCTGTGCGGCCGCAATCCTGTTTGTAGCATCCATTTAGAGGTGATCGTGGACAAGCCTCTGCAGGTTTTTCATGTGGAGGTGGAGATCAAGGACATCAATGACAACCCTCCTCTATTTCCAGTGAAGGAACAAAAACTGTTTATTCCCGAATCCAGGTTGCTTGATTCAAGGTTTCCTGTAGAGGGAGCCTCTGACTCGGATATTGGCTCTAATGCCTTACTTAGTTACAGGCTTAGCGCCAGTGATTACTTCACTctagaaataaaatcaaagaatgatCAAAATAAATTGGTGGAACTAGTGCTTAAAAAACCATTAGACAGGGAGGAAGTTCCTGAACATCACTTAATACTGTCAGCCACAGATGGGGGCAAACCTGAACTCACGGGCACAGTACAGCTGCTCATCACAGTCCTGGATGTGAACGATAATGCCCCCACGTTCGAACGATCAGATTACGAAGTGAAGATAATGGAAAATGCGGCTCCCGGAACCTTAG ATCAGACTGAACGCCTCCGATGCAGACGAGGGCACCAATCGGGAGATTTTATACTCTTTCAACAGTCTCGCTCCACCTGTGATTAA
- the LOC116421637 gene encoding LOW QUALITY PROTEIN: protocadherin alpha-8-like (The sequence of the model RefSeq protein was modified relative to this genomic sequence to represent the inferred CDS: inserted 1 base in 1 codon), translating to DWRKRTPIFTRVPKFEISFGIKQRVFAMLFSRRGYLGAQQFPFFFLLHTFWKVGSGQIHYSVAEEAKHGTFVGRITQDLGLEVGELVSRMFRIVSKSRRDYLEVNVQNGILFVNSRIDREELCSRSPVCCIHLEVIVDKPLQVFHVEVEIKDINDNSPVFPVKEQKLFLYESRLPDSSFPLEGASDSDIGSNALLSYRLSASDYFILEIQSKNDQSKLVELVLKKPLDREEVPEHHLILSATDGGKPELTGTVQLLITVLDVNDNAPIFERSQYEVKIKENAAPGTLVXQTERLRCRRGHQSGDFILFQ from the exons GACTGGAGGAAACGAACACCCATCTTTACCCGTGTTCCAAAATTTGAGATATCCTTTGGAATAAAGCAAAGAGTGTTTGCAATGTTGTTTTCCCGGAGAGGTTACTTGGGAGCCCAGCagtttccattcttctttctacTCCATACATTTTGGAAAGTGGGGAGCGGCCAGATCCATTATTCGGTGGCGGAAGAAGCGAAACACGGTACGTTCGTGGGGCGCATCACGCAGGACTTGGGTCTGGAGGTCGGGGAGCTGGTGTCTAGGATGTTCCGGATTGTGTCTAAGAGCCGCAGGGATTACCTGGAGGTAAATGTGCAGAACGGCATTTTGTTTGTGAATTCTCGGATCGACCGTGAGGAGCTGTGCAGCCGCAGCCCTGTTTGTTGCATCCATTTAGAGGTGATCGTGGACAAGCCTCTGCAAGTTTTTCATGTGGAGGTGGAGATCAAAGATATTAATGATAATTCACCCGTATTCCCAGTGAAGGAACAAAAACTGTTTCTTTACGAATCCCGATTGCCtgattcttcctttcctctagAGGGAGCCTCTGACTCGGATATTGGCTCTAACGCCTTACTTAGTTACAGGCTTAGCGCCAGTGATTACTTCATTCTAGAAATACAGTCAAAGAATGATCAGAGTAAATTGGTCGAACTGGTGCTTAAAAAACCACTAGATAGGGAGGAAGTTCCTGAACATCACTTAATACTGTCAGCCACAGATGGGGGCAAACCTGAACTCACGGGTACAGTACAGCTGCTCATCACAGTCCTGGATGTGAACGATAATGCCCCCATTTTTGAACGATCACAATACGAagtgaagataaaagaaaatgcgGCTCCCGGAACCTTAG ATCAGACTGAACGCCTCCGATGCAGACGAGGGCACCAATCGGGAGATTTTATACTCTTTCAATAG